One segment of Schistosoma mansoni, WGS project CABG00000000 data, supercontig 1373, strain Puerto Rico, whole genome shotgun sequence DNA contains the following:
- a CDS encoding XP_018644810.1 yields MITSIHLIRHTTVQSHMKQHHAISPTMESSFSVVPNATTDNASASLRFQEQK; encoded by the coding sequence atgatcacttcaattcatctcattcgccatacaactgtacaatcccacatgAAACAGCATCatgccatctcacccactatggaatcatccttctctgttgttcccaatgcgacgacagacaacgctagtgcgtctctgcgctttcaggaacaaaaataa
- a CDS encoding XP_018644811.1, protein MITSIHLIRHTTVQSHIETASLPSHPLWNHPSLLFPMRRQTTLVRLCAFRNKNNCTTTLDRISSFIN, encoded by the coding sequence atgatcacttcaattcatctcattcgccatacaactgtacaatcccacatagaaacagcatcattgccatctcacccactatggaatcatccttctctgttgttcccaatgcgacgacagacaacgctagtgcgtctctgcgctttcaggaacaaaaataactgcacaactacactcgacagaataagctctttcataaactaa